The Metabacillus sediminilitoris genome window below encodes:
- a CDS encoding carbohydrate ABC transporter permease, whose product MPVTELKSPVKLVAAEKKVKKKSGHLSLILFVLPAFIFYILFLFIPTIGAGVYSFTDWNGLNKTFNFVGFSNYIEAFRDDAAFRHSFIFTLKYTIFIFVIQNVAALGLALLIESRIKSKGFFRTIFFMPNMISLIISSLMFSFIFTNVFPELSKQAIFSVLDQSWIGDPKVSFYSILIVSLWQGIGYMMVIYMAALQGVPKQLKEAAMIDGANAFQRIIHVVLPMIMHAITICSFLTLNGAFKVFDVVYALTQGGPGTSTQVMALNIYEEAFSNNFRFGYANAKAMILFLVVLIITLIQVRILKRKEVEA is encoded by the coding sequence GTGCCAGTTACAGAGCTGAAAAGTCCAGTGAAATTAGTTGCAGCTGAAAAGAAAGTGAAAAAAAAGAGCGGTCACTTAAGTTTAATCTTGTTTGTTTTACCTGCGTTCATCTTTTATATCCTCTTTCTTTTTATCCCGACAATTGGGGCAGGAGTTTATAGTTTTACAGATTGGAATGGCTTGAATAAAACATTTAACTTTGTTGGCTTCAGCAACTATATTGAAGCATTTAGAGATGATGCTGCTTTTAGACATTCTTTTATCTTTACACTTAAGTACACCATCTTCATTTTTGTCATTCAAAATGTCGCGGCATTAGGACTAGCGTTGCTAATTGAATCAAGAATCAAATCAAAAGGCTTTTTTAGAACCATTTTCTTTATGCCTAATATGATTAGCTTAATCATTAGCTCATTGATGTTTTCCTTTATCTTTACAAATGTATTTCCTGAGCTTTCTAAACAAGCGATTTTTTCCGTACTTGATCAATCATGGATTGGTGATCCAAAGGTATCGTTTTACTCCATTTTAATCGTGTCGCTTTGGCAAGGAATTGGCTATATGATGGTGATCTATATGGCAGCACTTCAAGGTGTACCTAAACAGTTAAAAGAGGCTGCAATGATTGATGGAGCAAATGCATTTCAACGAATCATACATGTTGTTCTGCCAATGATTATGCATGCTATAACAATTTGTTCCTTCTTAACATTAAATGGAGCATTTAAAGTATTCGATGTTGTGTACGCTTTAACACAAGGTGGTCCTGGTACTTCTACACAAGTCATGGCACTGAATATTTATGAGGAAGCTTTCTCGAATAATTTCCGTTTTGGTTATGCAAATGCAAAAGCAATGATTCTATTCCTTGTTGTATTAATTATTACTCTTATTCAAGTGAGAATCTTAAAGCGCAAGGAGGTTGAAGCATGA
- a CDS encoding carbohydrate ABC transporter permease translates to MRKNLTASIFTNLILSLMAVVTIFPIYMAFINSFKTQGEIFNSVLALPKSFSLENYIGVFSELNLLGSAFNTLIVTVIGLAGIVFCGSLAGYKLARTSGKLSVFIFTLFIASMLVPFHSIMITLSQMAKGLGLQGSLYGLGLIYIGLGVNMAVFLYHGFVKSIPKELEEAAKIDGCNDFQIFIKIIFPLLKPITATILVLNVLWLWNDFLLPLIMLTDVNNYTLMLSINMLFGQYVADWPKILAALVLTALPVVVFYAFFQKYILEGIADGAIK, encoded by the coding sequence ATGAGAAAGAACCTTACTGCTTCTATATTCACTAATTTAATATTATCCCTAATGGCTGTTGTCACTATATTTCCAATCTATATGGCATTTATTAATTCCTTTAAAACACAAGGCGAGATCTTCAACTCCGTTTTAGCACTTCCTAAATCATTTTCATTAGAAAACTATATTGGTGTTTTTTCAGAATTAAACCTATTAGGGAGTGCCTTTAATACATTAATTGTAACTGTCATTGGTCTTGCAGGTATCGTTTTTTGCGGCTCCCTTGCCGGGTATAAGCTTGCAAGAACATCTGGTAAGCTTAGCGTTTTTATCTTTACGCTATTTATTGCATCAATGCTAGTACCGTTTCATTCCATTATGATCACCCTAAGCCAAATGGCAAAAGGTCTCGGCTTGCAGGGATCCCTTTACGGTCTCGGCTTAATCTATATAGGTCTTGGCGTAAACATGGCTGTTTTTCTCTATCATGGATTTGTGAAATCGATTCCGAAAGAGCTGGAGGAAGCGGCAAAAATCGATGGCTGCAATGACTTCCAAATTTTTATTAAAATCATCTTTCCTTTATTGAAACCGATTACAGCAACGATTTTAGTACTGAATGTATTATGGCTTTGGAATGATTTCTTATTGCCATTAATTATGTTAACGGATGTAAATAACTATACGCTCATGCTTTCTATTAATATGCTTTTTGGACAATATGTTGCAGACTGGCCAAAAATTTTAGCTGCCTTAGTGTTAACAGCACTTCCAGTTGTCGTTTTCTATGCGTTTTTCCAAAAGTATATCCTCGAAGGAATTGCTGATGGTGCGATTAAGTAG
- a CDS encoding beta-galactosidase produces the protein MKELLYGVAYYDEYMPYERLETDIQMMLEAGINVVRIAESTWSTHEPQNGVFDFTSVNRVLDAMYKSGIHVIVGTPTYAVPTWMVKEHPDVLAVTKNGPGKYGARQIMDITNPAYLFYAERIIRKLMDNVKDHPAIIGYQIDNETKHYDTSGPSVQQKFIKYLKDKFKTPDALNKEFGLAYWSNDVHAWEDMPSVIGTINGSLGAEFSKFQRKLVDDFLAWQVHIVKEYRQEGQFITQNFDFEWRGYSFGVQPNVNHFTASEPFDITGVDIYHPTQEDLTGIEISFGGDVARSTKQQNYFVLETEAQAFSNWTPFPGQLRLQAFSHVASGANMVAYWHWHSIHNSFETYWKGLLSHDLQPNPVYHEAKTIGADFKRLSSKIMNLKKKNKTAILVSNESLTGLSWFKFNQKTELNYNDIVRLIYDELYKLNVEVDMIHPDTKELDQYSLIIVPCLYVAPDSLLERLNQFVEDGGHAIFTFKSGFTNEHIKVRTTPQPGIIEKACGVQYQMFVEPKNVKLAGNPYEVEEADNKVHTWMELLTPTTANILAKYDHPGWGEYAAITGNEYGKGYATYIGCIVSIEIMSSILAQALKRANIWGTEQEMSFPIIIKSGVNDQGNTIKFFFNYSFEEQKIEYPFKESTELLSDKSVHIGDSLTIKPWSFTVLEVN, from the coding sequence ATGAAGGAATTATTATATGGTGTCGCATATTATGACGAATATATGCCATATGAACGACTTGAAACAGATATTCAAATGATGCTAGAAGCGGGAATTAATGTTGTGAGAATAGCGGAATCAACATGGAGTACACATGAACCACAAAATGGTGTTTTTGATTTTACATCTGTCAATCGCGTACTTGATGCCATGTATAAATCAGGAATTCATGTCATCGTTGGAACGCCGACATATGCAGTACCAACATGGATGGTAAAAGAGCATCCAGACGTATTAGCAGTAACTAAAAATGGTCCGGGTAAATATGGTGCAAGACAAATTATGGATATTACAAATCCTGCCTACTTGTTTTATGCAGAGCGGATCATCCGCAAATTAATGGATAATGTAAAGGACCATCCAGCGATTATTGGTTATCAGATCGACAATGAAACAAAGCATTATGACACGAGCGGGCCTAGTGTTCAACAGAAATTTATTAAATACTTAAAGGATAAATTTAAAACACCAGATGCTTTAAATAAAGAATTTGGTCTCGCTTATTGGAGCAATGATGTTCATGCTTGGGAAGATATGCCATCTGTAATTGGTACAATTAATGGAAGTCTAGGAGCGGAATTTTCCAAATTTCAACGTAAACTTGTTGATGATTTCTTGGCTTGGCAAGTTCATATTGTGAAAGAGTATCGACAGGAAGGGCAGTTTATCACGCAAAATTTTGATTTTGAGTGGAGAGGATATTCGTTTGGTGTACAGCCAAACGTGAACCATTTTACTGCTTCAGAACCGTTTGATATAACAGGTGTGGATATATATCATCCAACACAGGAGGATTTAACAGGAATCGAAATTTCCTTTGGCGGTGATGTGGCACGTTCTACAAAGCAGCAAAATTATTTTGTCCTTGAAACAGAAGCTCAAGCGTTTTCAAATTGGACCCCTTTTCCAGGCCAGTTACGATTACAAGCATTTAGTCATGTTGCTTCAGGTGCAAATATGGTGGCATATTGGCATTGGCATTCGATCCATAATTCCTTTGAGACGTATTGGAAAGGACTGTTAAGTCACGATCTTCAGCCAAATCCTGTCTATCATGAGGCAAAAACAATTGGAGCTGATTTTAAGCGGTTATCTTCTAAAATCATGAATCTTAAAAAGAAAAATAAAACGGCTATTCTTGTAAGCAATGAATCTCTTACAGGACTAAGCTGGTTTAAATTTAATCAAAAAACAGAGTTGAATTACAACGACATTGTCCGGCTCATTTATGATGAATTATACAAATTAAATGTTGAAGTTGATATGATTCATCCAGATACTAAAGAACTAGATCAGTATTCTTTGATTATAGTCCCTTGCTTATATGTAGCTCCAGATTCACTTCTTGAGAGATTAAACCAATTTGTTGAAGATGGAGGGCATGCGATTTTCACCTTTAAATCCGGTTTTACAAACGAGCATATTAAAGTGCGAACAACCCCGCAGCCAGGGATCATTGAAAAAGCATGTGGTGTTCAATACCAAATGTTTGTTGAACCAAAAAATGTCAAGCTGGCAGGAAATCCTTATGAAGTAGAAGAAGCAGATAATAAAGTTCACACTTGGATGGAGCTACTTACTCCAACAACTGCTAATATTCTTGCCAAATATGATCACCCTGGATGGGGAGAGTACGCAGCTATTACCGGCAATGAGTATGGAAAAGGCTATGCAACTTATATTGGATGTATTGTCTCAATTGAAATCATGTCTTCTATTCTCGCTCAAGCACTAAAACGAGCGAATATTTGGGGAACTGAACAAGAAATGAGCTTTCCAATCATTATTAAGAGCGGTGTTAATGATCAAGGAAATACAATTAAGTTCTTCTTTAACTACTCCTTCGAAGAACAGAAGATTGAATACCCATTTAAAGAAAGCACTGAATTATTATCAGATAAATCAGTTCATATAGGAGATTCTCTAACAATTAAGCCGTGGTCATTTACAGTATTGGAAGTAAACTAG
- a CDS encoding glycoside hydrolase family 30 protein: MGVYWISTTKKQYWQEKNSATNEYNKPNLIITDELKREIDGFGGCFNELGYEALSLLSEEERCRVLDRLFLPDGDCQFNICRLPIGASDYALEWYSHNETPEDYEMKHFSIERDKKYLIPFIKEALKRNPEMKLFASPWSPPTWMKFPKAYNYGTLRWEPKVLEAYALYFVKFVQAYKQEGITIHQIHVQNEVVADQKFPSCKWTGDQLREFISTYLGPAFEKHNIDAEIWLGTINAPEPWEELMKGTTSDYDEYAQKILSDPSAYQYVKGVGYQWAGKYAIQRTVQSYPELKYMQTENECGNGENTWAYAQYVHNLYRHYFVNGANAYIYWNMVLKPKGRSTWGWEQNSMITVDPETKHTIYNPEYYVMKHFSHFVKPGAVRIETTGSWTGNSTAFLNPDGTKVVVIANPLKEIRELTMQNGETYSFALEAESFNTIVI; the protein is encoded by the coding sequence ATGGGAGTTTATTGGATATCGACAACGAAAAAACAATATTGGCAGGAAAAAAACTCTGCTACAAACGAATATAATAAACCCAATTTAATCATTACTGATGAATTAAAACGAGAGATTGATGGGTTTGGAGGCTGCTTTAATGAGCTTGGCTATGAAGCCCTTAGTCTCTTATCAGAAGAAGAACGCTGCCGTGTTTTAGATCGATTATTTTTACCAGACGGTGACTGTCAATTTAACATATGCCGTTTACCAATCGGAGCAAGTGACTATGCACTTGAATGGTACAGCCATAATGAAACACCTGAAGATTATGAGATGAAGCATTTTTCGATTGAGCGAGATAAAAAATATTTAATCCCATTTATAAAAGAAGCATTGAAGCGTAATCCAGAAATGAAGCTTTTTGCTTCACCATGGAGCCCTCCCACATGGATGAAATTCCCGAAAGCTTATAATTATGGAACACTTCGCTGGGAACCGAAAGTACTAGAAGCATATGCCCTTTATTTTGTTAAATTTGTGCAGGCTTATAAACAAGAAGGAATAACGATTCACCAGATTCATGTTCAAAATGAAGTGGTCGCAGATCAAAAGTTTCCTTCATGTAAATGGACGGGTGATCAACTGCGAGAGTTTATTAGTACCTATTTAGGTCCTGCTTTTGAAAAACATAACATTGATGCTGAAATTTGGCTTGGGACTATTAATGCCCCAGAGCCTTGGGAAGAACTGATGAAAGGGACAACATCAGATTATGATGAATATGCACAAAAAATTCTCAGTGATCCAAGCGCTTATCAATATGTAAAAGGTGTGGGCTACCAATGGGCTGGAAAATATGCGATCCAGCGAACGGTGCAAAGCTATCCGGAATTAAAATATATGCAAACAGAAAACGAATGTGGAAACGGCGAAAATACGTGGGCATATGCTCAATATGTTCATAATTTGTATCGTCATTATTTTGTGAATGGTGCCAATGCCTATATTTACTGGAATATGGTATTGAAGCCAAAAGGAAGAAGCACATGGGGCTGGGAGCAAAACTCGATGATTACAGTGGATCCAGAAACAAAACATACGATTTACAATCCCGAATATTATGTAATGAAGCACTTTTCACATTTTGTGAAGCCTGGTGCAGTTCGCATTGAAACAACTGGTTCCTGGACAGGAAATTCAACAGCCTTTCTAAATCCCGATGGTACAAAGGTTGTTGTGATTGCTAATCCATTAAAGGAAATACGTGAATTAACGATGCAAAATGGGGAAACCTATTCCTTTGCATTAGAAGCTGAATCTTTTAATACAATCGTAATTTGA